The following proteins come from a genomic window of Acetivibrio cellulolyticus CD2:
- a CDS encoding DUF7922 domain-containing protein, with translation MDNKFRYQKSFLIFDEEDSGFGTEQRPSGHVKVEIRDGRGKLFCQVSNLTEDKGKVEYKLFVIMSDDSLAVPVLAGNIELKRNKGELEWGFDPYDVDKTGIAFDRFNVVAILADYEDSQNNSVVCPLAAYKGSKVEWRRKLNKVLKEEKSAKEILNQNPKDDDIINKDKCVKAENESNKKEVDNKISKHDELCQNVAENGEINKENEFVTAQEPVVTVDNGIVSKKDNDIKIEKPAESAEKNKKSNAIEPKVDKLIQNQENAKSYSSFDGSKLFGMYSGDGKDNNSFNTNCMNCMFFNNKSTQKPDIKEFGYEELSKQFDLTFERYSPFSVKRTDYNWWKVASPVHLNNILYTFGIKIPVLFNPLVLMAHYKYKHLIVGIYQDEKRERDYVVCGIPGVYWVDEKPFGNACRWAQVEGNTPVYGAFGYWIVYINPKTGKILAIEE, from the coding sequence ATGGATAACAAGTTTAGGTATCAAAAGAGTTTTTTAATATTTGATGAGGAAGATAGCGGTTTTGGTACAGAGCAAAGACCTTCGGGTCACGTAAAAGTTGAGATAAGGGATGGCAGAGGGAAACTTTTCTGCCAGGTGAGTAATCTTACCGAGGATAAGGGAAAAGTTGAGTATAAACTTTTCGTTATAATGTCTGATGATTCACTTGCAGTCCCTGTGCTTGCAGGAAATATTGAGTTGAAAAGAAACAAAGGTGAATTGGAGTGGGGCTTTGATCCTTATGATGTTGATAAAACAGGAATAGCATTCGATAGATTTAATGTAGTTGCTATACTGGCTGATTATGAAGATAGTCAGAATAATTCTGTAGTTTGTCCTCTCGCAGCATATAAGGGCAGTAAAGTTGAATGGAGGCGGAAATTAAATAAGGTTTTAAAAGAAGAAAAATCTGCAAAAGAAATCCTAAATCAAAACCCGAAGGATGACGATATAATTAATAAGGATAAATGTGTGAAAGCAGAAAATGAAAGTAATAAAAAGGAAGTAGACAATAAAATTAGTAAGCATGATGAATTGTGTCAAAATGTAGCTGAAAATGGTGAGATCAACAAGGAAAACGAGTTTGTAACTGCACAAGAACCTGTTGTCACAGTTGATAACGGGATTGTATCCAAAAAAGATAACGATATTAAGATTGAAAAACCTGCTGAGTCTGCAGAAAAGAATAAAAAGAGTAATGCCATAGAGCCAAAAGTGGACAAATTGATTCAAAATCAAGAAAACGCTAAAAGCTATTCTTCTTTTGACGGAAGTAAACTTTTTGGCATGTATTCAGGGGATGGTAAAGATAATAACAGCTTTAATACAAATTGCATGAACTGTATGTTTTTTAACAACAAGAGTACCCAAAAGCCTGATATAAAGGAGTTTGGTTATGAGGAATTATCCAAGCAATTTGATTTGACTTTTGAAAGATATTCTCCTTTTTCAGTTAAGAGAACAGATTACAATTGGTGGAAGGTTGCTAGCCCAGTTCATTTAAATAATATATTGTATACGTTTGGAATAAAAATTCCTGTTCTGTTTAATCCTTTGGTACTGATGGCTCACTATAAATACAAGCATTTAATAGTGGGGATATATCAAGATGAGAAAAGAGAAAGGGATTATGTTGTTTGTGGGATTCCCGGAGTGTATTGGGTGGACGAAAAACCTTTCGGAAATGCCTGTAGGTGGGCTCAGGTAGAAGGCAATACCCCAGTATATGGAGCATTTGGATATTGGATTGTTTATATAAACCCAAAGACTGGCAAAATTCTTGCAATAGAGGAATAG
- the rsmA gene encoding 16S rRNA (adenine(1518)-N(6)/adenine(1519)-N(6))-dimethyltransferase RsmA produces MGLNTKELIKKYGIKLTKSLGQNFLTDDKVVTRIVDTAEITYDDLVMEIGPGIGSMTGELASRAGKVVAVEIDKYLIPALKENLKEFSNLEIINEDIMKVNVKDITVNGQNMRVKVAANLPYYITTPIIMKLLEEENDIELMVFMVQKEVAQRMVAKPGGKDYGALSVAVQYYAQPEKVFDVPPHCFVPQPEVDSTIVKLKKNKMPPVDLKDKDMFFKVVKASFGQRRKTLLNALTNFGGFNKSKEEIREILIKLNINENARGETLSIEQFASLSNQFC; encoded by the coding sequence ATGGGATTAAATACAAAAGAGTTAATTAAAAAATATGGAATTAAATTGACAAAATCTCTAGGCCAAAACTTCCTTACTGATGATAAGGTAGTTACTCGTATTGTGGATACTGCTGAGATTACTTATGATGACCTTGTTATGGAAATAGGACCCGGAATAGGAAGTATGACCGGGGAGCTTGCGTCTAGAGCAGGAAAGGTTGTAGCTGTAGAAATAGATAAATACCTTATTCCGGCGCTAAAGGAGAATCTGAAAGAGTTTTCAAACCTTGAGATAATTAATGAAGATATTATGAAGGTCAATGTAAAAGATATAACCGTTAATGGGCAGAATATGAGAGTAAAAGTAGCGGCAAATTTGCCTTATTATATAACTACACCTATTATAATGAAGCTATTGGAAGAAGAAAACGACATTGAACTAATGGTCTTTATGGTGCAGAAAGAGGTTGCACAAAGAATGGTTGCAAAACCGGGTGGCAAAGATTATGGAGCCTTGTCTGTAGCAGTTCAGTATTATGCGCAACCTGAAAAGGTTTTTGATGTACCTCCCCACTGCTTTGTTCCGCAGCCGGAAGTTGATTCAACTATTGTAAAACTAAAAAAGAACAAAATGCCGCCAGTAGATTTAAAGGATAAAGATATGTTTTTCAAGGTTGTAAAGGCATCTTTTGGACAAAGAAGAAAAACGTTATTGAATGCACTAACCAATTTTGGGGGATTTAACAAGTCAAAAGAGGAAATACGGGAAATATTAATTAAGTTGAATATTAATGAAAATGCTAGAGGAGAGACTCTTTCAATAGAGCAGTTTGCAAGTTTGTCTAACCAATTTTGTTAA